The Candidatus Planktophila sp. genome contains the following window.
TTGCATTTTCCTGCTTTCGTGTAAGCAATAATCCAAGTGGTCGACCAACTGTGAGTCCTCGCCCAATTACCGTCACTTCAGCACCTTTGGTACTAATTCCGTAGTGCGTTAAAAGTTCAACAATTCCATGCGGCGTACATGGCAAAGGCGCGTCATAGCCTGAGACCAATCGGCCTAAGTTCATGGGATGCAATCCATCGGCATCTTTAGAGGGATCAATCGCCTCTAGTACTCGTTGGGTATTAATTCCCTTAGGCAAAGGAAGTTGCACAATGTAGCCAGTGCATTCAGATGATGCATTGAGATCTCTAATTGCAGCCATGACATCGGCCTCTGTAGCATCGGCTGAAAGGTCTACACGAATTGAATTAATTCCCACTTCATGACAGTCGCGATGCTTTCCACCTACATAAGAGTGCGAGCCAGGGTCATCGCCGACCAGTACCGTGCCCAGACCCGGTGTGATTCCTCGAGATTTGAGTTCGACTACTCGAACTGCGAGTTGGGATTTAATCGAAGCTGCAAGTGCCTTGCCATCTAGTATCTGTGCGCTCATACGAGCAATCCTATTGCAGCCCTATGCGTGAGAGAAATGGCGTGTACCTGTGAAAAACATCGCAACGCCAGCGCTTTGAGCCGCCTCAATAACTTCCTCATCGCGAACACTTCCACCAGGTTGAACTACGGCACTAATTCCTGCATCAATCAAAATTTGTAGGCCATCGGCAAAGGGGAAGAAGGCATCACTTGCTGCAACCGATCCTTTAACTCGATCCCCTGCGCGTGCCACCGCTAAACGCGCAGAATCGACACGATTAACCTGTCCCATTCCAATTCCAACTGATGCGCCATTTCTGCTCAATACAATTGCATTGCTTTTTACTGCGCGCACCGATCTCCAAGCAAACTCGAGCTCCTTCATGATTTCAGCACTGGCAGGTTCTCCACTGACTTGCTTCCAGTTCGTGGGTGAATCACCTGGCGCATCAATTAAATCCGTGTGTTGCAATAAAATTCCGCCAGATACTGGACGCATCTCAGTTGAAGAAATTTTTGAAACACCACATTGAAGAATTCGAATCGATGGCTTTTTAGCTAGAAGTTCTACAGCACCTGCCTCATAACTCGGTGCTATGACAACCTCGGTAAATATTTCAGAGAGTTGGTTCGCCATTTCCAGAGTAACTTCACGATTAGCTGCAACTACACCACCAAATGCAGAAACTGGATCACAGTCGTGCGCCTTTTTGTGCGCTGTTGCAATATCGCTGGCCGTTGCGATTCCACATGGATTGGCATGCTTGATGATGGCCACACATGGATCTTTGTGATCAAGGGCTGCGCGCCAAGCAGCATCGGCGTCGGTGTAATTATTAAATGACATCTCCTTGCCGTGTAATTGAATGGCCCCGACAATACCGGCAGCTCCACCTGAATAAATCGCGGCGCTTTGATGGGGATTTTCCCCATATCGAAGCGAGTTTTCGCGATGGTAAATGCGACCGAACCAATCAGGTAGTTCTTCACTGTGCCCAAGCCAGTTAGCGATTGCTAAGTCATACTCAGCAGTTGTCCTGAAAGCCTTAAGAGCTAACGCCCGGCGCTCGGCCAAAGTAAATCCACCGGATTTAACTGCATTAATCAACTCGTCGTACTGAGATGTTTGACTAATTACTGCAACTGAGCCGTGATTCTTGGCTGCACCGCGCAACATTGATGGCCCGCCAATATCTATCTGTTCGATACATTCAGCAAAACTGGCCCCTGATGCAATTGTTTGCGCAAAGGGATAGAGATTAATAATGACTAAATCAAATGGATCAATATTTAACTCAGCTATCGCTGCCATGTGGTCGGGGTTATTGTGATCGGCCAAGATTCCGGAGTGCACACGAGGATGTAACGTCTTTACACGTCCACCCATGATTTCCGGGAAACCTGTGTAAGCACTCACTTCTGTTACTGGAATACCTGCTGCTGATAGCGCTGCAGCAGTTGAACCAGTAGAGAGAATTTCGACTCCTGCTTCACCCAATATCTTTCCTATCTCCTGAAGTCGTGTCTTGTCATAGACGCTGACTAGGGCACGGCGTATAGGTTTTAGTTCAGACATGTTGCTCCAGTGTTGGAAGGATTAGGGCGATGGTCGCAATCATGAGACCTCGTTCTACTTTCTTAATTCTCTCATGAAGAGTTCTTTCATCATCATGTGGAAGTACCGGCACCTGCATCTGTGTAATTATCGGTCCAGTGTCGACACCTGCATCAACCCA
Protein-coding sequences here:
- a CDS encoding bifunctional methylenetetrahydrofolate dehydrogenase/methenyltetrahydrofolate cyclohydrolase, which encodes MSAQILDGKALAASIKSQLAVRVVELKSRGITPGLGTVLVGDDPGSHSYVGGKHRDCHEVGINSIRVDLSADATEADVMAAIRDLNASSECTGYIVQLPLPKGINTQRVLEAIDPSKDADGLHPMNLGRLVSGYDAPLPCTPHGIVELLTHYGISTKGAEVTVIGRGLTVGRPLGLLLTRKQENATVTLTHTGTKDLLTHTKNADIIVAAIGQAHFLKAEMIKAGAVVIDVGISRTDAGLLGDVDPGVMNVASWVAPMPGGVGPMTRAMLIKNVVDACS
- the purH gene encoding bifunctional phosphoribosylaminoimidazolecarboxamide formyltransferase/IMP cyclohydrolase, with translation MSELKPIRRALVSVYDKTRLQEIGKILGEAGVEILSTGSTAAALSAAGIPVTEVSAYTGFPEIMGGRVKTLHPRVHSGILADHNNPDHMAAIAELNIDPFDLVIINLYPFAQTIASGASFAECIEQIDIGGPSMLRGAAKNHGSVAVISQTSQYDELINAVKSGGFTLAERRALALKAFRTTAEYDLAIANWLGHSEELPDWFGRIYHRENSLRYGENPHQSAAIYSGGAAGIVGAIQLHGKEMSFNNYTDADAAWRAALDHKDPCVAIIKHANPCGIATASDIATAHKKAHDCDPVSAFGGVVAANREVTLEMANQLSEIFTEVVIAPSYEAGAVELLAKKPSIRILQCGVSKISSTEMRPVSGGILLQHTDLIDAPGDSPTNWKQVSGEPASAEIMKELEFAWRSVRAVKSNAIVLSRNGASVGIGMGQVNRVDSARLAVARAGDRVKGSVAASDAFFPFADGLQILIDAGISAVVQPGGSVRDEEVIEAAQSAGVAMFFTGTRHFSHA